The DNA window ttttcgaGTAAAAATACAGCTACCAGGATTCTTGAGTCCACTAACCTCATCTGTATAGAAATGCGCGAACATTTCTGTGAAAGGAGTTGTTGTGAAACGATTCTTCTCTTCCGGTGTAAAATTAAGTGAAAGAGCTTGCAGAGAAGCTACTGCACGGAggatctgaaatccgtactataAGATATAACATATGTCCAAGAATAGATTTTATGCTAAAGTGGATTTTCCAAATAAGTTCAACTCAGTAACCTCACAAATGACTTCAAGTCTACCTGCTTTATAGCCTTCAGAGGAACATTCTCGAAGAGATGCACTGGTTTTGTGTTGTCTAAGTACTCCATGCCCAGATATCCTTTGAGAGGATTATTTTCCGAGAATTTTCTGGCAAAGTAAAACTGAAATCAATCTTCCTTATTGCACATGTAGACACGTCCGGACGAAGTTTCCCAGAAGGAGTAgataaattaaatattcttTCGTTAGTACCAGTTCAACAAGGGAGATCACattatattttacatttatttacatttttcatctctacTTAAGAACTCACAACGCACCTCTCCGCACGGAatttctcccttcggaagtttTTTCAAGTAGTCGTATATGGTTACTTCTGCATTGTGAAGCTGAAAAACTAGATAGAAGATTTATTTACTAGGAATAGAGaggtagaagaaaattttcatggcTTTTGTGACGAATTTTTTAGGACCTCTCGGTGACTTCCACCTACTTACAATACCAGCTCTAGGGGTTATAGAGGTTCCAAAaagttttgcttaaaattctTATACCCACAATTTTTGAACGATTTTGTGAAATCGAAAAAacctctatttttatttggcAAGCTGCACAGCTTCCATCCATACATACGCAAGTACGCGACAAAATGTGGAAGGCTCGGAAGCCCGAAACATTCTAAGCAAGGACCGCAACAAAGCTGTAGTGAGACTAAGGGAAAGActgaagaattttctggatacgATGTGAAAGAATGGGGGAGGGGTGGACGTGGGTGAACTTGCAGGTATTAGAgcaaataaagtgaaaaattggaaCTTTTCTGCTCATTGTTATGAGTACATAAGGCGTATGCAAAACTTTACTGAAGCCCAGAATTCCTATTTTCATTAGGGATGTCCTTGATATTACTATAATCATAGTATTATTACCCTCTTCTGAACGTTCTCCCATGTAATCGCGAACTTCGATGAACCGAAACAATCCTCAACGTTTGTTCCTTCTGTTAGTTCTGCTGTGAATTTCTTCATCGCAAGTTGACATACaatctaaattttgaaaggaacCATTAGTGATTAATGAAGACAacggaagaagaagaagttgacTTTAAACTAAACTTGACGACGAATCTTTCAGGGAGTTCCCTGTCTTTTTGTTGCCAGTCTGGTTCAATAAGGACAATTCTTGACAGATAACCCTAAAAACAATGGATTGATTTCCTCTATGAAATTAATTTCCaccttctttaaaggcatcacctcacgaatctgaggtggtgcggatttcaggtgaagtattcgtgtacgggatcgtagattatggagaggaaggtgattccgtccatttcttcctaattgccgtaaaaaaaacggccaggaagatgcggtgcgtgcacaagactggcgcgctccaatcgaactccttgtggaaaatagtgcgccagaacgcccgaggCCGTATCCTccaagccgtttttacggcaattaggaaggaatggacgggaCCACAATTCTCTCCAttacctacgatcccgtatacgaatactccacctgaaatctgtaccacctcaaattcgtggtatgcttccTTTAAGCACTCGACggtataaattattttatactaataataataattttaatacaCTACAACagtgataaataaaaaatgctaaaaatcaTGAAAAGGAATgatatggaaataaaaataagtaatagaaataaaacgatAGTTGtgaatacataaataaatcataGTATAGCAATTTATGATAATTTTATGATAAGCTTACGTTGCCCTCTCCTATGTTCGTTGCACTTTTACAGGGACCAAAGAATGCTTCAGTTTCGAATGCCCGTTGCATATCTTCTTCAACATCTTTCCATGTGACATGGGTTTCAAACAGTCCATTGGATGGTGTGTATAGGTTCATAGGAATCCTAGAGGTTGAATTGTCATTACTGTTAAATATACTACACGGAGGGATGTAGGGTAGGCAGAGAACTACCTCATTCACATGCCTATAATTAAATTTGTTAACTAGAACAAGCGTTGAACAGTGAAACGTAAGAATATTTTGATTTCAAGAAGTTTTTAACATTTGATTATTGAGAAAATCCTTTTGTTTGATCAGAATTCCCTTGGTTGACGGGAAAATGACGGACCAGGACGGAGATAGTTCAATGAGAGAAACGGTGTGAAGGTTAGGGAACTATGAGGTCAGAATTTTATCCTGCTTCCAAAATCTGTTGCAAAATTATTGATATACAATAAAAACGTgtaactacaaaaaaaaaaattgggaaatttCCAACTATATAGGAGAATTGCGTTCAGGTAATGTTGCACCACATTGCACAACAGCGATAGCGCGTCCATTCGATTACGATTACGATTAGTTGTCAGGCAGCCGTGAACGGGAGAGCACAGTTCAGTGTTATCATAGTtcacgtgtgtatgtgtgtgtgtgtgtgcaccCTAAACAATTACTCTCGCTACATTTGGGTAAAGTGAAGTTGGGAGGGGATTAACGAGCGGGGACACTCTACACTGCTCTGATTGAACTGTACTTTTGAGGGCAGGAACCATTCTTAAACGCAGAATACTgcgaatctgacatggtgaaggaatcagcgggaaaatctagagttaagGTTGTAGATTCCGGGATctggggtggttccactcatctctccttgatcatcgtaaaaaacggcgtagaagACGACGATTTTTACGATGATCAGGGAGAAGATTTCAGTTTCCTTGTGGACGCACCATATCCAAATGTGATCGGCCAAAGATCACTCTCACCAGACTTCTCACCaacttattcaagtaaaagcaATGTATAGGTgctaaggggaccggaacATGTGCATAGAGGGACGTTCTAACTTAACTCGTAATAaccaaagtggttcccacgccgatTCTTATGACgatcagggaaagatgagtggaaccaccttTGATCTCGCAGTCTGCAACCCAATTTCCAGCtattcccgcggattccctcactacgtcagattcgcaGTATGCTGCTTCTAATTGACAAATACCCCTCGTATTTGATAAATGTTTGAAGTGATAGTCCATCAATCGACAGGTTATCACTGGAAAAGAACAGCCACGCtagtcggggccctaaaaccTGAACATTAGTCCTCGAGAACCCATGACATGTAGCTTGAGGCtactaagggaaaaaaggaaggtagAGATGGAACTAGTAATGCTTTAACTTCACCAAACCATCCAAATAGGCTTACTGGAAATCAGTAGCTAAGTCATATAGTGTATTACTTTTAACGAAACGGGAAATGGTCTGAGAGATGGTTTCTTCACAATCCGTGTTTGACAGATAAGAACGACTGCGCTGTGCTCCTGAGACGATTTTTCGCGCTCCAAATGCGGTTCGTAGCATAGTTCAATCAGAGCAGTGTTGAGCGTCTCTCTCCCAAACACATTTTATCTgttataatttaaatttagtaGCACTTTAGCGTTATAATGATGGTTTGATGAGGTTTCGATGCTGTTTCTAGTGTTCCAGTGTTATCTAGAATCCGAATTCAGCTTGGGAGTTTGTTCGTGCAAAATATAGATCTCttggacaaaagaaaaagaatagtacattagtttaaaaaaatcatttgtggATGTATTGCTACCTTCTTACTGTAACCTTCAAACGCTTCATGTCttgcaaaaattatttccttaCAGAACAAGGTTCTGATATGGACTTTCGCAACATCTTTATTGTTTGTAAACTGTGCTATGATCGATAAaccacagaagaaaaacaataattaatgGCAACCATGGACACATTAAaaatgcttttgtttttttttttttgaaaaagaactttaAACAAAACCCTTTCGCCATCATCTCTCCGTTAATTGAGGATTCGCACGGCAGTTCAACACTCCGGAACGGCAAAAGGAGGCCAGTAGGTGGATACCTGTCCTCCCTGTCTCCGTCACTTTGCCGTACTGTGCTACCTACACTAAACACTCAAATAATGTTGTTatattaaaaatgaatacTGTGCTAGGCGATAAGCTCGTCTAGAACAAATCCCAACCAGCTTCTGACAAACGAACAACATCCTAGCCAACTTCTGAACATCGGGAATCGCAACGACGAAGGAAATCAGATTAGGTGACTTACTGTAGCGATGCAGTTGTGTACTACGACAATGGCCAACGATGCAACGAAACGAACATTTTAACAGTTTTCAATGGTatgtttctcctttttccgTTAAGATGCTTTTTCTGAGTTCAGCTATGACAACTAACCCAAATGCTTAGTATCTAATTTGAGATGAGGCTGGTTTCGTTCGTATTTTTCCCATCACGAGCAGAAtcgctttgtttttttacttAGATAATTGGTTGTAGAATTTCGGTGTAAAACTGTTTGGAACCCCGAAATCcgtgtttccttttctttggaGCAACATATGAGTGGGGAAAGTGGTCGAAACTTTTCCCTTCTATAAAGGTTCTCATTGACATT is part of the Necator americanus strain Aroian chromosome V, whole genome shotgun sequence genome and encodes:
- a CDS encoding hypothetical protein (NECATOR_CHRV.G18287.T2) is translated as MNLYTPSNGLFETHVTWKDVEEDMQRAFETEAFFGPCKSATNIGEGNGYLSRIVLIEPDWQQKDRELPERFIVCQLAMKKFTAELTEGTNVEDCFGSSKFAITWENVQKRLHNAEVTIYDYLKKLPKGEIPCGEFYFARKFSENNPLKGYLGMEYLDNTKPVHLFENVPLKAIKQILRAVASLQALSLNFTPEEKNRFTTTPFTEMFAHFYTDEVTESFMKMFRDFEDGTFAEKVDKLQEIIPDLMDLSAMDQLPDEMGMERVLCHGDMWSMNILWRESGKDLNVAAVIDFQASHMGCAATDLARLFASCLSGKDRREHWEELAEEFYEFLKERIGDKKMPYTLEQLKESYRRAFPLFAFMIVPFVGTLFESQCRDSEKEKFLDIAKEKIECLLDDLLDLHERNVKLKKTKST
- a CDS encoding hypothetical protein (NECATOR_CHRV.G18287.T1); translation: MNLYTPSNGLFETHVTWKDVEEDMQRAFETEAFFGPCKSATNIGEGNGYLSRIVLIEPDWQQKDRELPERFVIVCQLAMKKFTAELTEGTNVEDCFGSSKFAITWENVQKRLHNAEVTIYDYLKKLPKGEIPCGEFYFARKFSENNPLKGYLGMEYLDNTKPVHLFENVPLKAIKQILRAVASLQALSLNFTPEEKNRFTTTPFTEMFAHFYTDEVTESFMKMFRDFEDGTFAEKVDKLQEIIPDLMDLSAMDQLPDEMGMERVLCHGDMWSMNILWRESGKDLNVAAVIDFQASHMGCAATDLARLFASCLSGKDRREHWEELAEEFYEFLKERIGDKKMPYTLEQLKESYRRAFPLFAFMIVPFVGTLFESQCRDSEKEKFLDIAKEKIECLLDDLLDLHERNVKLKKTKST